A DNA window from Castanea sativa cultivar Marrone di Chiusa Pesio chromosome 7, ASM4071231v1 contains the following coding sequences:
- the LOC142642603 gene encoding putative L-type lectin-domain containing receptor kinase S.5 yields MVTIISNGKSSITVSIILCCTCILLHLADIQAATPRNFSFDNFSQPEDKNSFQFLGGGATIDNASLQITHDTTENVPNLLNRFGRIMYIHPFNMWLSESDEIQASFNSNFVINIFRKTAWNAGEGLAFLIAPDLSIPDASYGQWLGLTNASNDGKQANQIVAIEFDTEKQDYDPNDNHVGLNINSVNSNATVSLDDYNIELSPEVPTNYRVWVHYNGTSKVMEVYMVKVDQPKPVKPLLSKTINLKQYVNKKSYFGFAASTGDPQVELNCVLKWTLEIDDLQKKSNLLWLKIGAGVGVPLVTLLILCGVLYLYQRKRSGGGGDEESKALGTQLRWLPGMPREFKYKDLKKATNNFHESMRLGQGGFGVVYKGILQDKDHKTSTEIAVKKFSRDSIQSKDDFLAELTIIHRLRHKHLVRLVGWCYEKGKLLLLYDFMPNGSLDKHLYEASNENTLNWRRRYRILAGVASALHYLHNEYDQKVVHRDLKASNILLDSDYNARLGDFGLARALDNERNSYAEIGLAGVPGTMGYVAPECFHTGRATPESDVYGFGAVVLEVVCSRSPGISINHHQRLYSLVDWVWMLHREGSIEEAVDERLGTDYVVDEAKRLLLLGLACSHPIASERPQTQDICQIISGTMLAPNVPPFKPAFTWPSMVTACSSTDSTLTNTTFSS; encoded by the exons ATGGTTACTATCATATCAAATGGTAAGAGTTCAATCACCGTTTCCATTATCCTTTGTTGCACTTGCATCCTTTTGCATCTGGCTGATATCCAAGCTGCAACACCACGCAACTTCTCGTTTGATAATTTTAGTCAGCCAGAGGATAAGAATAGTTTTCAGTTTCTAGGCGGTGGTGCGACTATTGATAATGCATCCCTTCAGATAACCCACGACACAACCGAGAATGTCCCCAACCTCCTCAACCGGTTTGGTCGCATTATGTATATACATCCTTTCAACATGTGGTTGTCTGAGTCTGATGAAATTCAGGCCTCATTCAATTCCAATTTTGTCATTAACATATTTCGAAAGACGGCATGGAATGCTGGTGAGGGACTTGCTTTTCTCATTGCTCCGGATCTCTCAATCCCTGATGCTAGTTATGGGCAATGGCTTGGCCTCACCAATGCTAGCAATGATGGTAAACAAGCCAACCAGATCGTGGCCATAGAGTTTGATACCGAAAAGCAAGACTATGATCCTAATGACAACCATGTTGGCCTCAACATCAACTCTGTTAATTCAAATGCGACTGTCTCTCTTGATGATTATAATATCGAATTATCTCCGGAAGTACCCACCAACTATAGAGTCTGGGTGCACTATAACGGCACGTCGAAGGTGATGGAGGTTTACATGGTGAAAGTCGACCAACCCAAGCCTGTAAAGCCTCTTCTTAGCAAGACCATAAACCTGAAACAGTATGTGAATAAAAAATCCTACTTTGGGTTTGCTGCTTCTACAGGTGATCCACAGGTTGAGCTGAATTGTGTATTGAAATGGACCTTAGAGATTGATGACCTACAAAAGAAGAGTAATTTGCTTTGGTTGAAGATAGGTGCTGGGGTTGGAGTTCCATTGGTGACATTGTTAATCCTATGTGGGGTTCTGTATTTATACCAGAGAAAAAGAAGTGGAGGAGGGGGTGATGAGGAGTCTAAGGCGCTTGGCACACAGTTGAGATGGTTGCCTGGGATGCCAAGGGAATTCAAGTACAAGGATTTAAAGAAGGCCACCAACAACTTCCATGAGAGTATGAGGCTGGGTCAAGGTGGTTTTGGTGTTGTTTACAAAGGAATTCTGCAGGACAAGGATCATAAAACCAGTACTGAAATAGCTGTCAAGAAATTCTCCAGAGACAGTATTCAAAGCAAAGATGATTTCTTGGCAGAGCTCACCATTATTCACCGTCTCCGCCATAAACATCTCGTCCGCTTAGTTG GGTGGTGCTACGAGAAAGGGAAGCTACTACTATTGTACGACTTTATGCCAAATGGAAGTCTTGATAAGCACCTGTATGAGGCTTCCAACGAGAACACTTTGAATTGGAGGCGTCGGTATAGGATACTAGCTGGTGTAGCATCAGCATTGCATTATCTGCACAATGAGTATGATCAGAAGGTAGTGCACCGCGACCTCAAAGCCAGCAACATCTTGCTGGACTCCGATTATAATGCTCGCCTGGGTGACTTTGGCCTTGCCCGAGCCTTGGACAACGAAAGGAACTCCTATGCTGAAATAGGATTAGCTGGAGTTCCTGGCACCATGGGTTATGTTGCTCCTGAGTGCTTTCACACAGGGAGGGCCACCCCAGAATCTGATGTGTACGGTTTTGGAGCAGTGGTGCTTGAGGTCGTATGCAGCAGAAGTCCCGGGATTAGTATCAATCACCATCAACGTCTCTATTCACTGGTTGATTGGGTTTGGATGTTACATCGTGAAGGCAGCATTGAAGAAGCTGTAGATGAGAGGCTTGGCACTGATTATGTGGTTGACGAAGCAAAGAGGCTTTTACTTTTGGGGCTCGCATGTTCACATCCCATTGCCAGTGAGAGGCCTCAAACGCAGGATATTTGCCAGATTATATCTGGAACTATGCTGGCCCCTAATGTGCCCCCATTCAAACCCGCTTTCACATGGCCTTCGATGGTCACTGCGTGCAGTAGCACTGACAGTACACTTACTAATACAACATTTTCTTCCTAA
- the LOC142643346 gene encoding uncharacterized protein LOC142643346: MASVQQGRILKLISESQTEALWLKLRRFSSNSLEDEAAIRGQQRRRRPLRSEEEDDDYSSQHQQERPPEPIPNRPLRPQRNPKFQSQSQFQNNKTRTWGNDVNPNPSENNNNFDFLEKFKLGPEATSSSSPKPQQQHDRVEEANNAETPPPQDAEEIFKKLKETGLIPNAVAMLDGLCKDGLVQDAMKLFGLMREKGTIPEVVIYTAVVDGFCKAHKFDDAQRVFRKMQNNGISPNAFSYSVLIQGLYQCDQLDIAIDFCVEMLEAGHSPNVQTFVGLVTRLCLKMGVEEARKVITTLTNKGFFVNKKAIKEYMDKKSAHPHVWEAIFGNQTPEIPFQH; the protein is encoded by the coding sequence atggcatcAGTGCAGCAAGGTCGGATTTTGAAGCTGATTTCAGAGTCCCAAACGGAGGCACTCTGGCTGAAACTACGCCGTTTCAGTTCTAACTCCCTAGAAGATGAAGCAGCTATCAGAGGACAACAACGACGACGACGACCCCTGAGATCGgaggaggaagatgatgacTATTCTAGCCAACACCAACAAGAGCGTCCTCCAGAGCCCATTCCAAACAGGCCTTTGAGACCCCAACGCAACCCCAAATTCCAATCCCAATCCCAAtttcaaaacaacaaaacaagaaCATGGGGTAATGATGTTAATCCAAATCCATctgaaaacaacaacaacttcGATTTTCTCGAAAAATTCAAACTTGGTCCTGAAGCCACTTCGTCTTCTTCTCCCAAACCCCAACAACAACATGACCGAGTAGAAGAAGCGAACAACGCGGAAACGCCTCCTCCACAAGACGCTGAGGAGATCttcaagaagctaaaagaaacGGGTCTGATCCCAAATGCTGTGGCTATGCTCGATGGTCTTTGCAAAGACGGCCTTGTTCAAGACGCCATGAAGCTCTTTGGTTTGATGCGCGAAAAGGGTACTATTCCTGAAGTCGTTATTTACACCGCTGTTGTTGATGGCTTCTGTAAGGCACACAAATTCGATGATGCCCAAAGAGTTTTCAGGAAAATGCAAAACAATGGTATTTCTCCCAATGCCTTCTCTTACTCTGTCTTGATTCAAGGTCTTTATCAGTGTGACCAGTTGGACATTGCTATTGACTTTTGTGTTGAAATGTTGGAAGCTGGCCATTCACCAAATGTGCAAACTTTTGTTGGGTTGGTAACTAGATTGTGTTTGAAAATGGGAGTTGAAGAAGCCAGGAAAGTCATTACAACTTTAACGAACAAgggtttttttgttaataagaAAGCTATTAAGGAGTATATGGACAAAAAATCTGCACATCCACATGTTTGGGAAGCAATCTTTGGCAACCAAACTCCTGAGATACCATTTCAGCATTGA
- the LOC142644683 gene encoding putative L-type lectin-domain containing receptor kinase S.5, whose product MGTNMSNGGCSITIVIILFCSLLHLVDIQAAPQLNFSDFNLTRDQNWLVFMGDGATIDYKALQITPDTVNDAFSLRNKSGRIMYKQPFNMWLSDDKQASFNSFFVINMKSINESNPGEGLAFLIAPDLSIPDASYGQWLGLTNANNDGKQTNQIVAIEFDTEKQDYDPNDNHIGLNINSVNSTATVSLDDYSIELSSKDGISYSVWVQYNGTSKVMEVYMVIDGQPKPEKPLLNKTINLKQYVDKNSYFGFAASTGDPQVELNCVLKWTLEIDDLQKKSDLLWLKIGAGVGVPLVTLLILCGVLYLNKRKRRGRGGDEESKVLGTQLRWLPGMPREFKYKDLKKATNNFHESMMLGQGGFGVVYKGILQDKDHKSSTEIAVKKFSRDSIQSKDDFLAELTIIHRLRHKHLVRLVGWCYEKGKLLLLYDFMPNGSLDKHLYEASNENTLNWSRRYKILAGVASALHYLHNEYDQKVVHRDLKASNILLDSDYNARLGDFGLARALDNERNSYAELGLAGVPGTMGYVAPECFHTGRATPESDVYGFGAVVLEVVCSRSPGISINHYQRLYSLVDWVWMLHREGRIEEAIDEKLGNDYVVDEAKRLLLLGLACSHPIASERPQTQDICQIIAGTMPVPNVPPFKPAFTWPSMVTAFSSTDSLFSNTFSS is encoded by the exons ATGGGTACTAACATGTCAAATGGTGGATGCTCCATCACTATTGTCATTATCCTTTTCTGTAGCCTTTTGCATCTGGTTGATATCCAGGCTGCACCACAATTGAATTTCAGTGATTTTAATCTGACGAGGGATCAAAATTGGTTGGTGTTTATGGGGGATGGTGCGACTATTGATTATAAAGCCCTGCAGATAACCCCAGACACAGTGAACGATGCCTTCAGCCTCCGCAACAAGTCCGGTCGCATTATGTATAAACAACCTTTCAATATGTGGTTGTCCGATGACAAGCAGGCCTCATTCAACTCCTTTTTTGTCATTAACATGAAAAGTATCAACGAGTCCAATCCTGGGGAGGGCCTTGCTTTTCTCATTGCTCCGGATCTCTCAATCCCTGATGCTAGTTATGGGCAATGGCTTGGCCTCACCAATGCTAACAATGATGGTAAACAAACCAACCAGATCGTGGCCATAGAGTTTGATACCGAAAAGCAAGACTATGATCCTAATGACAACCATATTGGCCTCAACATCAACTCTGTTAATTCAACTGCCACTGTCTCTCTTGATGATTATAGTATCGAATTATCTTCAAAAGACGGCATTAGCTACAGCGTCTGGGTGCAATACAATGGCACGTCGAAGGTGATGGAGGTTTACATGGTGATAGACGGCCAACCCAAGCCTGAAAAGCCTCTTCTTAACAAGACCATAAACCTGAAACAATATGTGGATAAAAACTCCTACTTTGGGTTTGCTGCTTCTACAGGTGATCCACAGGTTGAGTTGAATTGTGTATTGAAATGGACCTTAGAGATTGATGACCTACAAAAGAAGAGTGATTTGCTTTGGTTGAAGATAGGTGCTGGGGTTGGAGTCCCATTGGTGACATTGTTGATCCTATGTGGGGTTTTATATTTGaacaagagaaaaagaagaggaagggggggTGATGAGGAGTCTAAGGTGCTTGGCACACAGTTGAGATGGTTGCCTGGGATGCCAAGGGAATTCAAGTACAAAGATTTAAAGAAGGCCACCAACAACTTCCATGAGAGTATGATGCTGGGTCAAGGTGGTTTTGGTGTTGTTTACAAAGGAATTCTGCAGGACAAGGATCATAAATCTAGTACTGAAATAGCTGTCAAGAAATTCTCCAGAGACAGCATTCAAAGCAAAGATGATTTCCTGGCAGAGCTCACCATTATTCACCGTCTCCGCCATAAACATCTTGTTCGCTTAGTTG GGTGGTGCTACGAGAAAGGGAAGCTACTACTATTGTACGACTTTATGCCAAATGGAAGTCTTGATAAGCACCTGTATGAGGCTTCCAACGAGAACACTTTGAATTGGAGTCGTCGGTATAAGATACTAGCCGGAGTAGCATCAGCATTGCATTATCTGCACAATGAGTATGATCAGAAGGTAGTGCACCGCGATCTCAAAGCCAGCAACATCTTGCTGGACTCTGACTATAATGCTCGCCTGGGTGACTTTGGCCTTGCCCGAGCCCTGGATAATGAAAGGAACTCCTATGCTGAACTAGGATTAGCTGGAGTTCCGGGCACCATGGGTTATGTTGCTCCTGAGTGCTTCCACACAGGGAGGGCCACTCCGGAATCTGATGTGTACGGTTTTGGAGCAGTGGTGCTTGAGGTTGTCTGCAGCAGAAGTCCTGGGATTAGTATCAATCACTATCAGCGTCTCTATTCATTGGTTGATTGGGTTTGGATGTTACATCGCGAAGGCAGAATTGAAGAAGCAATAGATGAGAAGCTTGGCAATGATTATGTGGTTGATGAAGCAAAGAGGCTTTTACTTCTAGGGCTTGCATGTTCACATCCCATTGCCAGTGAGAGGCCTCAAACGCAAGATATATGCCAAATCATAGCTGGAACTATGCCGGTCCCTAATGTACCTCCATTCAAGCCTGCTTTCACATGGCCTTCGATGGTTACTGCCTTCAGCAGCACTGACAGTTTGTTTTCAAATACCTTTTCTTCCTGA
- the LOC142643347 gene encoding transcription termination factor MTERF6, chloroplastic/mitochondrial, with protein MEICSSQHGSSIMWFFRDRGFDDKSINEMFKKCKRLEGAQRERASENWAYLKSIGIQERKLPSIVSKCPKILTLGLHEKLVPMVECLSTLGTKPHEVASAIVKFPHILSHSVEEKLCPLLAFFQALGVPEKQLGKMILLNPRLISYSIESKLTEIADFLASLGLARDGMVGKVMAKNPFIMGYSVEKRLRPTSEFLRSVGLAEHDLQTVAMNFPEVLCRDVNKVLKPNLDFLKRCGFGDGQISALVTGFPPILIKSVRNSLEPRIKFLVEVMGRQIDEAIDYPDFFRHGLKKRLELRHKLLKKKNIACSLSEMLECNQKKFLMKFGLFEGYA; from the coding sequence ATGGAAATCTGCAGCAGTCAACATGGTAGCAGCATTATGTGGTTCTTTAGGGATAGAGGTTTTGATGATAAAAGCATCAATGAAATGTTTAAGAAGTGCAAGCGCCTTGAGGGTGCTCAAAGAGAGAGAGCTTCCGAAAACTGGGCTTACCTCAAAAGCATTGGCATTCAAGAGAGAAAGCTCCCTTCCATTGTTTCAAAGTGCCCCAAGATACTTACACTAGGTCTCCATGAGAAGCTTGTTCCCATGGTTGAGTGCCTCTCCACTCTGGGTACAAAACCTCATGAAGTTGCTTCTGCCATAGTCAAATTCCCTCACATACTCTCCCACAGTGTGGAAGAGAAGCTCTGTCCGCTTCTGGCCTTCTTTCAGGCACTGGGCGTCCCTGAAAAGCAACTTGGAAAGATGATATTGCTCAACCCCAGGCTCATCAGCTACAGCATTGAATCCAAGCTAACAGAGATAGCAGACTTTCTTGCTAGTCTTGGCCTTGCCAGAGATGGGATGGTTGGCAAAGTTATGGCCAAAAACCCATTTATAATGGGTTATAGCGTCGAAAAAAGGCTACGCCCTACTTCAGAGTTTCTGAGATCAGTAGGTCTGGCAGAGCATGATCTTCAAACAGTGGCAATGAACTTCCCTGAAGTTCTCTGTAGAGATGTGAACAAGGTCCTGAAACCCAATTTGGATTTTCTTAAGAGGTGTGGGTTTGGAGATGGACAGATATCAGCTTTGGTAACTGGTTTCCCCCCTATTTTGATCAAGAGCGTCCGGAATTCTTTAGAACCTCGGATCAAGTTTCTGGTGGAGGTAATGGGGAGACAAATTGATGAAGCCATTGATTATCCTGACTTCTTTCGACATGGTTTGAAGAAGAGATTGGAGTTGAGgcacaaacttttgaaaaagaagaatatagCTTGTAGCTTGAGTGAAATGCTGGAGTGTAATCAAAAGAAGttcttaatgaaatttggtTTGTTTGAAGGATATGCCTGA
- the LOC142643520 gene encoding AP-1 complex subunit sigma-1, with product MIHFVLLISRQGKVRLTKWYSPYTQKERTKVLRELSGVILTRGPKLCNFVEWRGYKVVYKRYASLYFCMCIDQEDNELEVLEIIHHYVEILDRYFGSVCELDLIFNFHKAYYILDELLIAGELQESSKKSVARLISAQDSLVEMAKEQRSSISNIIAQATK from the exons Atg ATTCACTTTGTGCTTCTTATTAGTCGACAAGGAAAAGTGAGGTTGACAAAATGGTATTCACCGTATACCCAGAAAGAAAGAACTAAG GTTCTACGGGAGCTAAGTGGAGTGATTCTTACCCGCGGGCCCAAGCTCTGTAATTTTGTTGAATGGAGAGGATATAAAGTTGTTTATAAAAG ATATGCTAGTCTGTATTTCTGCATGTGCATTGACCAAGAAGACAATGAATTAGAGGTCCTTGAAATAATTCATCATTATGTGGAGATTTTGGACCGATACTTTGGCAGT GTCTGTGAGCTGGACTTGATcttcaatttccacaag GCCTACTATATATTGGATGAACTATTGATTGCTGGTGAACTTCAGGAATCTAGCAAGAAATCAGTTGCACGGTTGATATCTGCACAG GATTCATTGGTGGAGATGGCAAAAGAGCAGCGCAGTTCAATAAGTAATATAATTGCTCAGGCCACCAAGTAG
- the LOC142644591 gene encoding RING-H2 finger protein ATL18, translated as MNCLVVSQSPFCMATIVFYTCIWIPFLQLKQALLGIMGLLMFASHDEPVVESFNEGYLPVTRFEELQNVDEMCSICLVEFEKEDVVSQLSRCGHVFHMHCIESWLDRNQFTCPLCRSFLFSVVNTSHANCGGSGTSSLRIPSYLDSSWH; from the coding sequence ATGAATTGTCTTGTAGTTTCTCAGTCTCCATTTTGCATGGCCACCATTGTCTTCTACACTTGTATTTGGATCCCATTTCTCCAACTCAAGCAAGCTTTGCTCGGCATAATGGGCCTCCTCATGTTCGCTTCTCATGATGAGCCAGTAGTTGAGAGCTTCAATGAGGGATACCTTCCCGTGACTAGGTTTGAAGAGTTGCAAAATGTGGATGAAATGTGTTCTATTTGCTTGGTGGAGTTTGAGAAAGAAGATGTGGTGAGCCAACTATCTAGATGTGGCCATGTTTTCCATATGCACTGCATCGAAAGCTGGCTAGACCGAAACCAGTTCACCTGCCCACTTTGTaggtcatttttattttcagttgtaaaTACTTCTCATGCAAACTGTGGTGGTAGTGGTACTAGTTCACTACGTATCCCCTCATATCTGGATTCTTCTTGGcattaa